The window AAATTCACCAATAGTTCAAGGAAACCTGATCAGGTAGCCAGGGAAACTGCATTGAACCTCTCCCAAGACTTGGTAACCATGGTGCTGCCCAGACTCCCTGCCTCATCCCAATTTGTCaaggaagacaagaaacatCTGACCAAATGCCAAGGTGCCTGCCAAAAGGACAGCTGGCTCCACACTGCTGACGATTGGATCATCCTCCCTAAAGACTTTGCTCAACATTTTATCCCTAAGATTAACCAGAACACCCACCTGGGCCTAAAGAAAACCAAAGAATTAAGGGAGGCCAAATAGAAGATCTTCTACCTGGGCCAGACGGTTGATAAGATCACCTCCCATTGTCCTGTATGCCAGGCTGTTTGTTAATGCCGCTGCTCAAATCAAGGACTCACCAGGACTAGGGTAAGAGGCCAGTGTCCAGGGGCCAATTGAGGAATAGATTATACTGAAATAAATCCAGGAATGTATGGTGATAAGTATTTGCTAGTCTTTATAGATACCTTCTCAGGATGGGTAGAAGCTTTTCCTACTAAAGAGGAAACTGCCATTGTAATGGCCAAGAAGATACTGGAAGACATCAGAAACAGGAATGGATTGCCCTCTCTCATAGGGTCAGACAATGGCTGGGCCTTCATCTCTCAGGTAACCCAGGCACTAATAAATACACTGGAAATAAACTGGAAACTTCATTGTGCATATTGTCCACAAAGTTAAGGTCAGGTAGAGAGGATGAATTGGACCCTAAGGGACAGACTAACCAAATTGACCCTTAAAACTGGCAGTGACTGTGAGGGCCAGACTTACCAGgcc of the Toxoplasma gondii ME49 unplaced genomic scaffold asmbl.923, whole genome shotgun sequence genome contains:
- a CDS encoding hypothetical protein (encoded by transcript TGME49_322900), which encodes MASSQICYYPLSGSSEGKFTNSSRKPDQVARETALNLSQDLVTMVLPRLPASSQFVKEDKKHLTKCQGACQKDSWLHTADDWIILPKDFAQHFIPKINQNTHLGLKKTKELREAK